In the Cucurbita pepo subsp. pepo cultivar mu-cu-16 chromosome LG17, ASM280686v2, whole genome shotgun sequence genome, GACCATGGAGAGGCGCGGGGAGAGATGGAGAGGAAGCAACTGACCTTTGTAGAAGAGCTCATCGGCAGGACAGAGCGCGGAGGAGGCTTGACGAGGGGAAACAGAGACGGTGAATTCGAAATCGGAGGATGAAGACGAAGAGAAAGAACGCGATGGTGATGATGGTAATGTTTGTGATCTCGAAGTTTTCGCCGCTCGTTTCCCCATCCTCTCTGCTACATGATGGTCCAGAGATAGAGAAAGAGATAGAGTCGAATAACAATTGAGAGAGGAACGCAGATTGAACAGATAGGAAGAAGAACGAGGGTTCATATAGTGTGAACAAAGGAGTAGTAGGCTAACGCTCGAGGGGAGCGAGGGAAGAACACGCGCCGCCGTGGAAACGAGTAGTCGCTTTCACATGGGGGGTTGGGAATCGCTTAAGACATGTGTCAGTGGCCAATGGTGGGATTGGAGAGTCACGTGGCGAAAACGTGAATGGTGGGAAAAGAGCACGACGGGGCTCGTAACTTTCTAACTTACTAAAGtctttttccaaattttgtgtttttttttttttttttaacttttttctcCCCGGAAAATTGCAAAAActactaatatatatttgtaaattttttaaaataataataaaaaataatatatatggtttgTATTGGCCTGCAACATAGGAAATGTTTTcatcccttcttcaatcgcTCTAACTTacgtgcgatctcacaattcatcccttTGGAAGTTTAATGTTTGTCACActgcctagtgtctggctatGATATTATTGGAAATAGCCCAAGCCAcctctagcaaatattatccgttttgactTGTTACATATTGTtatcagtctcacagtttttaaaaatcatttattcgATTGGTGACtaactctaatatcatttgtaaaatTCTAAGACCACTGCTAGCAaagatttagaatatatataataagtgAGACATGGGGGAGGGTGCGGGAGAGCAACAGTTAATCACATGCGTAGGGGAGGGTGTGTATAGTAATTAATGCACACTTGTTTCGCCATCAAAATACTTAATTCTCCCTATCTTAGTTTTGGATCTTTATGATTATTACACATCTACCCCTACACTTTCCTCCGCCTATAAAACCAAAATTATTCAACCTTTCCCATCCTGTAAAAGTCACTTGGTTTAGTACCTCCAAACTAGCGCCATTTATTACTGTATTCTTGTAATCTTTTaattgataatatatatttcacgAGTATaatctcttaaaataattaatttaatgactaaattaataaaaatatctatataataattaatttaatgactaaattaataaaaatatctatgtACTGAGAccagaaaatggaaagaaagataATTAAAGGACAATCCAAAGGAAGAAAGATGGGCTGGCGGGTAGCTGTGCCTGCCACTTCTGTGCGGTGGCctataaaaatacaaatatatttttccttttttatttatttattttaattgtaagATTTAATTTACCTTAATTAAGTCGAACAAAAACAACTGAGATTCCTAGTAGATTCATCACCGCAGCGCTTCCGCTCATCCAAAGGCCATAATTAATGAGCATTGGAACCCTCTAGCCCAAGATAGGTACGATTGCCGCGTTTCAATCTTTTATCGTCAAAATacagtaatttttttaattgccgTTCTTAATTTTactaattcattaatttagattaatttttttaaaaaatttaattaaagtaaCCAAGAATGTGGTCTACGAGACAAGAAAAACCCGTGCATCGGTATGGTGCTTGTCACACAAGCTCTGGTGTTTACGTTAGTAAGAGAAATTGAGATACTGTGAGCTAAGATGATTTATATACAACACGAGTAGGGTTTCACTCGATTTCTTGAACGAGTGAAGGGAGCACTGGGTGTGAGCCTTCAAGAAGGTCGATTGCGAACGTGGGCTTCGTCCCAAGATTATTTTCTTATGTTCTAGCTCGATAAGCAAGAGATTAGTTCGACGAGTCTTTGGTCCAACATGAGTGAGTGAAGCTAGGCCTAGCCCATTAGGGTGAGGGTGGTCGATCACATGGGCTCGCCTTTAGGGCATCCTATTGGGCCTAGCCTCCCGAGTCCATCCTCTCCAAAAGCCAAAAATGGCAAGGAAccaactccaaaagaaagttttggaatggattaCTTTGATGATTAAGGTCAAAAGTAAAGAAACACACATCTTTAAACTCgtgatttgaatcacttcACAATATAGCTTtcagttgaagaagaaataatattttaaaattgaaaaatacaataaaactttttttttttttaatatttatcccttttaatataaatataaaattcataagATGGGCTCTTAACGAAAACCGTTACAATCGGCCCAGGCCCAGCCCATCTTGGATGGAGAAGTGGATCTCACTGTCACCGCATCCGtaggagaaacaaaaaagaaaaaggaagccACCAAGTCCCTCACCAAGAATatttggatgaaattgaaacagCTTCCGATTCCCtcacaattaattttcttcttcgcTTACGATTCCCCGTCGAAGAACTCCTCAATCTctgtttcaattttcttctctctcgtTCTTCAGTCTCCTAAATCGTTTCTGCAACGAGATCACGGATAAGTTCCGGGATTCATCTCTTCTGATTCGGTAAAAACTTGgtgttaattttgtttttgttgttgtttttttgcCTTGATTTCTTGATTTCTGGCATGGATTTTCATGTGCGTTTACGGGAGATTGTTGACGACAGTTTTCGCTGTATTATGCGATTTATAAACTGCTGCCTTCCTGGATTTTATGATTTGGACAAGATCTTGTTCCAAGACGTGACGCTTGTATCCTGTAGATTGCTAGTTGCATGGACATGTATTTTCCTGTAACACAATTTTATATGAGCAATACGAGAAAATATTCCTAGTGAATTGACATAACTTGAGACCCTCATGACCAGcaaaatatgtatttattagGCAATTCTTAGCAGGCAAGGGTGGCGCAGAGAAGGAAGGAGGGTAGTTCcttacaaattattaaaaaaaaaaaaaaaacattaagaaTTTGATGTTCACTCTATTTTGCcccctaaattttcaaatttgaaaagattaaATCGTATAATTTTGCCCGTCTCTAAGGAAATTTCTTTCTCTACCCCTGGTAGCAGggaattatttttagaaaaaattgtttatttaattgtcTCCTCTATCAAATGGATCATGTTTACTTAGACTGTCGTGTaatgaatttatgaattaagCGGCTGTTCAAGaaatttcggtttctggaggTGTTGGCAGTAGTATATCAATGAACACATGCCTATGATAAAATATGTCCGAGTGGAATAACTGGAAAATACTGCATAACCATAtgtttttcacattttttctGATCGTTTAAGCAAAATTTGTGATAAAACGATAtaattcaaaggaaaaaaaagtaattttaaatgcTGATGTTCATttgctatttttcttttattaagataaattttctttagaaaTTTTGCGTTTCCTATCCTTTTCATCTATAGCCTATTTCCCCCCCTTGAATGATCGATACTTTCAACCTTGAATACTATGcagaatttgaaaatttttagttAGGGTGTTTTCTGTGAAATTATCTGGTCCTAATATACGTTGAAGCTAAACTCTGATATTCTTTTATCTCATATTTTTccttaccttttttttttgtttttgactTGGGGTGGCTGTTATTTTGTTCAGGAAGAATGTCTCGTGTTCGGAATTTCAGTTATCAAGGAGGGATGACTTATGATGAGTACTGGGCCACTTTGAATAGATATGATTTCAAAGACCACCATCAAATGACAAGTAGGAGCAATTATTATGATAATGGCTATTGCAACCATTTTGAATTCTCAGGGCAGTATAAAGAGCAGGTTAATAGGTCTATTTATGCGAGGACTGATACTTTGAACACCATCAAGTCTCATAATTCTCAGTCTTTTAAAAGGAGGAAGTTTTCTGCTTCACGTTGGGAGGATAGTGGGAAATACCATTGGCAGGCGAGGGCGTATGTTAATGGACCTTCAATCTATAGCAATTTGGTCCATCCTCCTCCAAGATCCAACAACGATGTCTCTACGTCTGCCAGCTGTAAACGCAGCCGCTCAATAATGGAAGAGGATGAGCCTTTCTTTATGACCAGGGATGAGATTGAGAGATGTTCACCTTCAAGAAAAGATGGTATTGATACAGTACGTGAAACACATCTGCGGTACACATACTGTGCCTTCCTTCAGAGTCTAGGTTTGCAGCTTGAGTTGTAAGTAATCTAAATCTCTGTTATCATTTCTAAGTTCAGTGAATGCctttatttatcaatttttaaataaagcaATATTTGAAGTTTCTCCCCTTTGTGGGTCTTGTGGAACTATTAACACGTCATTGTTTCTTGCAGACCACAGACTACCATTGGCACTGCAATGATTCTATGCCATCGGTTTTTTATTCGAAGGTCACACGCTTGTCATGATAGATTTGTAAGTTCTTTTCCTTAGAAGGATTCAGAGTGTCTGGAAGAGTAATGTCCACATCCATCATTATTCTTGAAGTATAGTTTACTTTTAGGTTCTATAGTTGATGACCATTTAGATATTAGAAGCATTTAAGTTTGTGATTGATTTCTATGTTATTGAAATTCCTTTGGAGAGAGTTATACTTTTGTGCTGCCTACATTTGTTGctgttgttaatgatttagaTTTGAGAATTACTCTTTTCTGTTCTCTTCCCATTCCCCATCTTCTGTTTTATCTGAACTCTTTGTGGAACGTAACTGCATATTTGATaactgttttcttttctcatctCATTTTAGCAGTAACGATAGGATATGCCAAAGTCGTCATATTGATTGTATCAATTATTTTGCATCCTTATTGCATGAGGTAATTATGTTGCATTAAttggtttattttgtttactCGCCTCTGTTGCAGTTGATTGCCACATCTGCACTCTTCCTTGCTGCAAAATCTGAGGAGACACCACGCCCTCTGAATAATGTCTTGCGAGCTTCGTGCCAAATTCTACACAAACAGGATTTTAATGTCTTATCTTATATGCTCCCTGTTGTGAGTGCCGCCGAAATCTTCGTTATCTATTATATTTGCTTGCTTTCCCTTTTCCCATGTTCTTTGTgaattcttttcttcaaatatttgttAGAATACAATCGCATGAGATTAAAGGATAAAACATCTCCAAAATCTTCATGTCCTCTCTTCATCTGTGACCTCATGTTTTTGTTCATCTGATTGGGTTTCTATATGACAAATGGTAATTAATTCGACTGGAATAACCACCTAATTATAATTCTTATCAAAACCACTATATTATATAACTAAGAGAGAATATCAATTCTTCTAAGTTGAACTTCCAAGTTGCCAATCATTATTTTCcaggtttttttttcctttttgcaaACATAGTACTATTTTATTGACATCTGTATGCATCTTGAACAGGATTGGTTTGAGCAATATCGTGAAAGAGTAACTGAGGCTGAACAATTGATACTGACTACACTGAACTTTGAACTCAACGTACAACATCCCTATGCTCCTCTTATGTCTGTTCTTAACAAGATAGGTCTTTCACAGTCGATCTTGGTGAACCTTGCACTGAACTTAATCAGTGAAGGGTAAGTTCATCACTTCATTTATTCAACCCATTCATTTGATTTATTGTTGTTACGAGAATTAACATGCAATATGTTTGTATCCGCTAGATAGAGATcttgaaatttgtttcttgtCTCTGCGATTATTTTGTCCTTGATATTGCTTCAGGAAGCTTCTTGGCTTGTGTAGTCTATTAGTAAGCATGCCCTTGCAATTGCGAAAAAGTAGGTCAATGATGTAACGATAAGATTTAGATTTGTGATGTGTGGGTGCAAGAACCTCAATGGAATGACAgatttcttgaattttggcATTGATTGTGGCATGAAAGAGGTTGTGCTGGTGATCTTCTTTCCTTCTAGGTATCAAAATGGTGTGTTACTTTTGTCACTTGTTTTCTTGTTAGAGCGAGCTACCGTTCTTTACACATTTCTCATACTAtgaattattgatttttctgGCATGCGTATAATTTGCAGGATCTATGCACGATTAGTATGCTCGCCTGTTTGATATACTTAGCTGGCGGATTGATATGCTGTTCATGGaaacttttcttttacaaGTGAAGTTATTTTAACCATGAATATACCCCATCAACTTGGTACTTGGTGCTAATGATTGCCAATGAGCTTACTGCATCACTTTCTAtcttttcttaacaaaaatatctatttCTCCTCCTCTCCCTGGATCGTCCTCTTTAGgccattcattttcttatacCTTGAAAGATACGGAATATTTTCCTTATGGACTTTTTGACTTTGAAGGGCCTCCACATGTGATTGAATCTTCAATCTATTGTCTTTATAACTTAAGAGGACCGCTGCCAttggttttgcttttgctcTTATTTCCCAATGATGGATGATCAAGTGAGTCTAACTGAGAATATCTGCTGACCAGCTTCTTGGGATGAGTTTCTATTTAGCACAGAATAAGTCACAATGTGATTTAGATCTTAGATAAACCTCTCTTTGGTCTTTTCTTTAGCACAGAATAAGTCAGTGTTTACTCTTTGAAGATTCAAGTGTACATGACTTAAATAACATGTCAAACCACCAGATTCTTGATGTTCCATTGAGCATGTACGCACAAGCAAGCAGCCCTTCAGTTGGAAACCTTAAATTTGTGTCGAATCATTTTATAAGTCATGTATTTGCTGACTGCTGTCTATACTTGGTAAATTATCACGTGGATATCTGTTGATCATTTTGAGTCAGAGAGGGTGGAACTCAAATGTGGCGTGACTATGACTGGTTCAGGATGGGCGGAATCTGCATGCATATGGGTTTCTTGATAGGGACAGAATGTGAATTATGGAAGAtcatattaaaagaaaatttggatcCCCCTCTCGCACTAAGAGAAAATATAATGCATGCATTCATATACATACCTTTGCCTATTACTGCATATGCCTCCATTTTCCAGTTTTTCCCATCCTTGTTTGACATACAATGTGTTGTtactttattttcatgaagcattttctctgtttttgtgttttcatCACAATGAAACCTGAAGTTTTGCTGTTTTGACataaatggtataatatttaaattattttatatatgaaatatatattaccTTGGGCTGGTTTgcttttgaaatttctttgcTTTCCTGTAAAGTCTTTATTGGCTTTTTTTCTTAACAACCAAAGGAGTTCTATTCATTCTCGTCTTGCACTTCCACACATTGCTTTTGTTTATAATCTTACCCCTTTTGATTTCGGTCattcatcatttatttatgGGGTGAGAAAGTATGTACATCTCTTATCGACTATGAAATGTTTAATAAACTATGGTTTTTTTAAACTCTCTAACATTCATCATAGGATTGGATTTTCAGCTAATCTGTCTTTTCTGTGTTGCTCttgttatcaaataaatacCGCTGTCATGACCACAACACTTTCTTGAACTTTGATATCTAATATGCCTTATTATCTGACTTCTTGGATATTCTAagctattaaaattttgaaactattgTGAAATTGTACCAGTTTCTCACACGTCGTTTCCTATGGGGAAAAAAattcccttctctctctattttgcttttattttcaaaatagtttattcatgactttgaaactttttaatttgtgtttttaaAATCCAGCACTGTCCTATAGGTGGAAAGATGCATGTCTGGCCTTTTTCATCTTGCCATAATGAGTAGATGCATCACTATTTTGAATGAAgctgattattttttttgttatgatgTATATATTGACCAGTCATTCTATATGTTGTGATTATAGGAAACCCTGAAGGTgtaaacttttgaaatattcAGTGACATCAAGGTTTTGCATTCAATTTGTTGGACatataaattgtaaattttaatttctttcagGTGATGTTTGTTCCAATTTATATGGTCATTAGAATCACAATCATCAATTAAACAACGTTGTGATCTGCATGCTTGTGTAAAGGTGCTGTCTATAGAAACTTCACCCTCTCCTGCCTCCCCTTCCATCAAAAGATACCGAATAAAACTACTTTCAAGGTACAAACTTTACAACAGATGCAACTTTCCATGTAAAGGCAGTTTTGCCCATAGAAACCACCCCCCTCCCCCTCTTGCCCATATGCCTAACCAAAAGAGGAGTAAAACCATGTCCTGTTCTAAACATTCTAAGGATAATTACCTTAATTAAGGTAGAAGCTTTACAATGGATTCAACTTTCCATAAACCCGAGTCTTTTCTTCTTGTGTGTATTTGTACAACGGTGGGAATTTTGGGTTGGATCTGTAAGTAGGGTAAACTTGCATGCTTTCAAGCACGATGAGATGAGAGTGCTTGATGACAATCCAGTACAGATCAACATTTACATCATTTAGAGCCTTGAAGATGGTGGGTTGCTTTGAGAAGTTTGATTGTTTGCAATATGCCACAACCTCCTGTCTTTTAGTTTGGGTTGCATTAGTTTCTGGAATGAAAAGCCCCTGCAGCCAAATTACctgggagtttgatgtattCTGTATATGGGGTATAACATATATCGTATGATAGTGATACTATCGGCAATCTTCCAGAGATTCTTGGAAATATTCTACCTGAGTTGCTGCTTTTTAGTTGGTAAGAAGAAACGTGATATTTACTTTGCTCTTGCTCTTAGTTTTTATTGTTGTATACAGTTGTATATTTAGAGCTGatgcacttttttttcttgaagtaCTGTTACACATTGCCTTCCTCTTTAGTAGTGGACCCAGATGGTTTGTTTAACTGTTTTGTGTTCTTCAACTGGTTATCGTGGTTGTGGTAGTTGCATATGACACtgaaatgtgttttttttaggcTGAGGAGCTCACTCTGGCTTCAGTTTAAGCCCCATCAGATAGCTGCTGGAGCTGCATATCTGTCTGCCAAGCTATTGAATATGGATTTTGCTCCTTATCAAAATATCTTGCAAGAGTTCCAAGCTACGCCAGCTATTCTCCAAGGTATCTCAAAGAACTTTTCTCTCGTCCTATTATTTAAGCAATTTAAGAAGTAAGCTTGCATTaaccatttcttctttttattttcactttttttaaaaacagatttgatttctttgcTACATTTATAGTATAAAAACCAGGAGCTTgtttgagaaagaaaagaagaaattttacCATTCAAAGCTGTTCTAAAAGTTATCAACAGAGTTAAAGATTATTTTGTAgttgaaaataacaattaacAAAGTCTTGGTTCAGTAGATAACAAATTtaactcttaaaataataGACCTATCGACCATGGAAATAAGCTACCGAAAagtatatgaaaataatttgtttaccCGTATTTgttaaaaccaaaaacaagaTATTTTAGAACAATAATGGATATTGCATCATATGAATATAGCCTGTAACTGGTAGGTTTTTGCAAGGTTTGGTCTAAGTAAGGTATTTCACGGGTATACTTCTTTGTTTTACTTGTAATACATGGGCTTGTTCTTAATGTTTGTCTGTAAAAAAGAATGAACCAAGTTTTGACGTGGTTTGTTTTGCTTTCATGCAAAAATGCAGATGTGGCCCAGCAGTTGATGGAGCTGTTCTAAAGTGAAAGCTCGATTGGACGAAGCCTACATCTGGTGAAATTACACGGGAAACGTAACGTATTTGTTACTTTAGGACACGTCTTAAATAGTTAAATCCTGACAGTCGCTTAGAGTATAGTGACTGTGTTGGATGGATGGCTTAACATGAATGGTTCCGAATCCCTTTCCATGTGCAAGACAGTGGTTTAGAAGTACAGTAGGAAGGCGTGTATTGAATTGGCAAATGGATGGTTATACGAAAAGGCTCATTTCTGGTCTGCTCTGTCTCTCCTTTAAATGTTATTGGCTTCTgattccttcattttctttgaagtCATTCAATCATACTCTGCAACGATGCCGATGCTGATGAGATGAAAATGAAGTCGATAGTGTCTTCAGCGGACGTATTAGAACAAATCAACGTATACATATTTTACCTATCAAAAGGTAAAATGTCAATCCATCAGTTGCCAATAGTTCTAATCCTTGCAGAAGAGTGGTGTCTGTTGATGCAAAACATGTGAAATGATGGAACAAAAGGTGATTTGTTCCAGCGAATTGGGCCAAAATGTACCAAAACCCatacaaaatagagaaattgggcaacaaaatatactataaaagTCCATGCATAGCCCAAACCACGGCCTTTGAAAAGTCCTATAGAGTCTTTTGGTAGAGTGCAAGATTAATCAGTTTGGTTATGGTAACTAACTATCCGCCTGCAGTTGGGTGATGCCATCCATCGAAAGCTCGTTGTGTaatgatttcttttgtttggcatcttcaaattcaaagtgaaaatatgaatgaaatatgTTCATTATACTTCTCGAGGATAGAGGTATCCGAACATCTAAACATGGGTCATCACTCCTTACCCTTTTCTTCCGATCTTTGTTCGAGTTATACGATCGGGAGGGTGTAGTTGGAGCGACACACTGGTAGACTTCTCAAGGTATCCTAACATCTAGACATGGGTCATTCACTCCTTTCAACacatataaacatatatatatatataaaagtggtGAAGATCGAGATGGGAAAGGCTTCCCCATTCCCACCTGTGTCGCTAGTGTGAACCTACCCTAATAGTGGTTAATtatgagaaaattttcaattatatttaatctctTGATCGAGTTGATTGGGTATGCTCCTATTGTATCGgagtgaaagaataaaagagaaatgaagcaTAGCTAcgtgtaaaagaaaatgacgaaaatagcatttaaaattaatatctttcAATCTAATCAACCCTAGAACAAAAAGAACACTCCATTAGCTACAAAAACAACACAGCGTCGTCGCAAAAAGGCTATCAATCTTAAGCTACAACAGAGAACAGCAAAGCCAAGAGCGCAAGGCCACCGCCGAGGCGAGTGGCAGCACCACTAGGTGCCGGTGCAGGGGTAGGTATTACAAGCGGAACAGACGGCGACGGAG is a window encoding:
- the LOC111778303 gene encoding cyclin-T1-5-like translates to MSRVRNFSYQGGMTYDEYWATLNRYDFKDHHQMTSRSNYYDNGYCNHFEFSGQYKEQVNRSIYARTDTLNTIKSHNSQSFKRRKFSASRWEDSGKYHWQARAYVNGPSIYSNLVHPPPRSNNDVSTSASCKRSRSIMEEDEPFFMTRDEIERCSPSRKDGIDTVRETHLRYTYCAFLQSLGLQLELPQTTIGTAMILCHRFFIRRSHACHDRFLIATSALFLAAKSEETPRPLNNVLRASCQILHKQDFNVLSYMLPVDWFEQYRERVTEAEQLILTTLNFELNVQHPYAPLMSVLNKIGLSQSILVNLALNLISEGLRSSLWLQFKPHQIAAGAAYLSAKLLNMDFAPYQNILQEFQATPAILQDVAQQLMELF